The Toxorhynchites rutilus septentrionalis strain SRP chromosome 3, ASM2978413v1, whole genome shotgun sequence genome includes a region encoding these proteins:
- the LOC129778581 gene encoding general transcription factor IIF subunit 2-like, with protein MPNPKTAPHPYLDVSNAGRGVWLVKVPKYIAQRWEKTPGNINASKLRIEKYKSQKPQITLDLSDAVLKLEADKIPISHILDVSSVTNQTLGTFVHVEGDTPDKGNAAPQSDNLSMGGRFVQKLECRPQADDCYMKMKLESIRKAAQPARQTKTLDKIVKNFKPVSDHKHNIEEKARRKAEGKHFREDKNKILDVLFNAFEKHQYYNIKDLVRITRQPITYLKEILNEVCDYNMKNPHKNMWELKREYRHYNDGEKKENINDCDDSD; from the coding sequence ATGCCCAATCCAAAAACTGCACCTCACCCCTATCTCGATGTTTCAAACGCCGGCCGAGGCGTTTGGTTGGTAAAAGTACCCAAGTACATCGCCCAAAGATGGGAGAAAACACCAGGCAACATAAATGCTAGTAAATTAAGGATCGAAAAGTACAAAAGCCAGAAGCCGCAGATTACCCTAGATCTCTCAGATGCGGTTTTGAAGTTGGAAGCGGATAAAATACCTATTTCTCATATACTGGATGTCTCGTCTGTCACAAATCAAACCCTGGGAACATTTGTCCACGTGGAAGGAGATACTCCGGACAAAGGAAACGCAGCCCCACAGTCCGATAATCTTAGCATGGGGGGCCGATTTGTACAGAAGCTGGAGTGTCGACCGCAAGCGGACGATTGCTACATGAAGATGAAACTGGAATCAATCCGAAAAGCTGCCCAGCCGGCCCGGCAAACCAAAACACTCGACAAAATTGTTAAAAACTTCAAACCGGTGTCGGATCATAAGCACAACATTGAGGAGAAGGCGCGTAGAAAGGCGGAAGGAAAGCACTTTCGCGAGGATAAGAACAAGATACTAGATGTCCTGTTCAATGCCTTTGAAAAACATCAATACTACAACATCAAGGATTTGGTTCGGATTACGCGTCAGCCGATCACTTACCTCAAGGAGATCCTGAACGAAGTCTGCGATTACAACATGAAGAACCCGCACAAAAATATGTGGGAATTAAAGAGGGAGTATCGTCACTACAACGACGGAGAGAAGAAAGAGAATATCAACGACTGTGATGATAGTGACTAG